In Camelus ferus isolate YT-003-E chromosome 21, BCGSAC_Cfer_1.0, whole genome shotgun sequence, the DNA window CAAGGTCATCCTGTACGAACTCCAATTTAGACGGCACCGCCTTCCAGAAGCCAACAAAGAGCCCACGCCAGCGCCCAGGCCCACGGCAACGGGCTGGACTCACATTTCCCGCaccctgcaccccctcccccttaGCTTTGCGCGTGTCTGCTCAACGCTCTGACCTCCAGATACCGAGGGCCCTGCCGCCGCGCATCCCATGCCCGCGTCCCGGCTCTGGGCAGCACTCACGCTCTGGTCGTCGTCCTCGCTGCGCATGTGGTCCGCAATGAAGCGCACGCCATCCACTGCCTCCCGGAGACCGCAGCCACACGGCCCCCCGGGGCGCCCGGGGCCTGCTGCCGGCGCCGATTCCGCACCGAAGGCCCCAGCCAAGCCCTGCACCGACGCGCGGTTGACAAAGCACGTGCAGGAGTCAGCCCCcagagcttcctggaagaagagggCTCCGGCTCCCTCGCGCTCCCGCTGGCGCCGCCGCAGGCGCAGGCGTTGGCGGGCGCAGCGGTGGCGGGGCTGCTGCATGAAGAGCAGCGTGGGCAGCTTCTCCAAGAAGACAACCTTGACCCAGGGCGCCATGGTGTGCGTGGTGGGTGAGCGGTGGTGCACGTTGAGCACGCACACGCTGGTGACGATGGAAAAGGTGACGAGCACCATGGTGAACATGAGGTACTTGCCGACAAGCGGCACGTCCAGGGAGGTGGGCGGCACGATCTTGGAGATGAGCAGCAGGAAGACAGTGAGTGCCAACAGCACAGAAATGCACAGAGTCATCTTCTCACCGCAGTCGGATGGCAGGTAGAAGACAAGGATGGCTAGGGAGGTGATAAGCACGCAGGGGATGATGAGGTTGATGGTGTAGAAGAGTGGCTTGCGGCGGATGATGAAGTCGTAGGTGATGTCAACATAAGTGGAGTCGTCCGGGTTCTCGTTGCGCCGGCCGGGCAGTGCCACAATGTCCCACTCGCCACTAGGTGTGAAGTCGTCCAGGCTGGCCACGTCACTCTTGAGCACCAGGTCGATCTCAGTGCGGTCGTAGGTCCATGAGCGGAACTTCATGGTGCAGTTCTGCTGGTCAAATGGGAAGTGCTTCACTTCGATCTTGCATGCGCTCTTGTAGATGGCAGGTGGCAGCCAGAAGATGCTGCCATCATAGGAGACCACAGCATTGGAATAGAAGGACACCTCATACATGCCATCAGCACTGCCAAGGAACAAGCACAATCAGCCCTGGCCTAAGCATTCCTCCAACCCACCCATCAACCCAGCCCTgagtgggaagagaggaaaacCAAAGGGAGTTATGGGAAAAGGGTAACCTTCTAGGAGTATAGGGAGGTGGAGCAGGAATTGAGCAAGAAGCGGATCTGGGTGGGTTGGTGGGGAGAAGAGGTGTCCTGGTCAGGAGGCCTGAAGGGCCAGGGAGGCCAGAATGAGAAGGAGCCACAAGAAATAAGGGAGGACAGACGCAGGTGGGAGCAGGAGATGGTCCTACTAGTGGTTTTGGATCTTGGAGGTAAGAGGGATTATTGcaagacagaggatggaacatGGAGGAGAAACTGGGACCTCCAAGTTCTTTGATTCTGCCCATTTCTCCAGGAAATGCTATTCTTTAATCAGTTCAAGCACTGGAGGCTGTCAATCCTTGTTTGTATCCCACTGCAGCTCCAAATACTGGGAATCCTAATTGGCTGGGAGGGGGCTGGCATGGTCCAAGTTACCTTGGCTGTCCACATTCTCTCACTGGCCTGGGTCTGTCTGTCTGGGTAGTGACTGGTCTGTGCCAATGAAAtgtcccttctctcccctggCATGAGCTGATTTCCTCTCCCCAAGACCTGAGCACTCCCATGGTCTCCTCCAGCCTTCCCACTGCTCCAGGGTCACCTACTTGTTGTACAGGACCACATCTGGGAGCCAGATGTGTTTGGAAGGGAGCCGAACTTTCTTCATGTTGTCAAATTCCTCAGGCTTCCAGGTGAGGCGATAATCCTCCCActcctggggaagggagagagggaggcagcaccaacctctgccctgggaggggctCAAGGTCAAGAACAGGGACAAGAGGAAGCCTATCTGGCTTGAGGAGGTTTTTAAAAGCCATTGCCTCCCCACCATGGTTTCTTTACCAGCAAATGtgactttttcatttaatttgcataGCTAAACCAAGATATTAGAATCCACATttgacaaagagaaaatgaatcttGCAGAGTTTAACATattcaaagtcacagagctggtgagtGGAAGAACCAAGATTCAAATCTAGCTATTTTGGACTCCAAAGTCTATACGTTTCTGCCTCTCCTGAGGAGATTAAAAGGGGCAAAGCAcatgccaaaaaagaaaagaatagaaaggaggaaagagaagcccAGGGATATGGGCAGGAAGAGCACTAACCTGGGTCAGCCAGACATTGGTGGTCATGACCTGCTCCCGCTCGTGCTGGGGGAAAGAAGAGATGCTGCTTAGaagcccacccaccccctcaaGCCTGTGGGCCTGTTATATACACCACCCATGCTCCCTCCCACACCTCCCCAAGCCTTGGGaactccagaagaaaaaaaaatgcattctggCTGTGCTGGCTTCAGAGAGTTTGGGACCCCTCCCCCCCGACTCACCACACTGATGAGCTGGGCCAGTGATACCATGAGCTGTACCGTCACCAGCTCAGAACCATTGGTGGCTGGGCGGATAAGCTTGTTATAGCGTGAAGGATCCAGGAGATGCTCCACCAGTCGCTCCTCTGTGTCTGTACCCCAGACTCCTGAGCAGGAGGTAAGTACGTAGGCAAGGAGGGCCTACCCAGGATCCCACTCTCCCTAGGCAAGTGGGGCAACCTAGCCACAACAGGAAGCTGTAGCTTCCCACAGCCCCATCCCCAATGCTTAGGTCACCCCAGTGGAGGCCCCTCTTAGAGAAGTCCCTCTCTGAGATCACTGACCAAGGAGCCCAGACAGCCCCACACACATGCCCCCAGACTAAGAACCCATTCTGCAAGAATTAGTGGAGATCTGCTCTTTCTGCAAGGTCTCAGAGAGTGGCTTCAAAAGACCTGAGATTTCTGTTTCCATGGCTTCTCCTAGAAGATTCCTACAATTCAAGAAGATTTTGGAGGGTGGTGAAATGGGAACAGTTATTCGTGTCCCATCATACAGCCTTTCTTCTCAGTGCCCATCTATGTGGCTGTGACCGTCTCACCCCAAGGGTGCTGGGTTGGAGTAGAATATTTGGGCTGCCTGAGCAGTGGGTCAGGGCATATATTTAGTCCCAAGTTCCAAGCACACAGGAGCCCACCTCCCATGAGACTGCAGGCAGGTGTGTCGAAAGTGCATTTAGTTGTATATTCCTTTTGCACCTGCCCCTCAACACTATCTCCTGTAACTCTGCAGGAAGCCTCCTCAGAGACTCCTCCCTGGCCCTCAGCCTGGCAGAACCTCTTCCCTTTCGAGTTTCTTGTCCACCCTATAAAAGAGTTGAGAAgttgcttctctctccttcctgactTGTCCCTGTAGCGTGAGCAAAATCAAGAGCCCAATGTTCTTGGGGGGATAGGAAGTGATGGCGACCCAAGGGAAGGTGCTAAACCAGGTAGGTTTTCTTGAGATAATGTTTCACAAGAAGTCAAATGGCATCTCAGCTGCAACCAGTCTCCTCTTCCTGCCAACCAAGAAAACCTGGGgagagcccctccctccttcctctctgtgcccacaccctctccaccacCATTGCCCAAGTTGCCATCTCTTCCCAGCATCACCTTGGGTATGTCCTCCTCCCAGGTACTCCCTGCAGTCCCGGGGGATGGGCGGGGGGGGTGGTTGTAGAGGGGTGTCTCTCCCCTAACCCACAGCAGACTCCCTCGCCTCAGGGATCCCTCCTTCCCACTTTCGACCCCGACAGGGGTGAAAGAACGCGGCGACCTGTCCTTACCTGAGCACAGCCCGAGGAGGCCGAAGCAGATGAGCATCGCCATGGGGCCCAAGCGCCAGGCCATGCCTCTGGCATAGCTTGGAGTCTCGCCTAAAGCGGCCGGAGCGCGCCGCGGGCTGGAGGGCCGCGGGCGGGacgctgtccgtggtgctgaagtctctccctctccactggCTCCTGGCTGGATCTGAGCCCGCGTTGTGCTCGCGACCTTTGGTGCTGCTGTGCCGGCGGTTCCTGGGGCTCAAAGAGCCGGCTGCGAGAAGGAACTAGCTTCTCGCTTATCCCAGTCTGAGCAGGCGGAGGCTTTTCCGGCTGCTCTTCCAGGGAATACAATTGGGACGATGAGGGGGAGGAGTCTCCGCTCCGGAGGCGGAAGCACCAGAGCCCAGAATAAAAGGGGGTCACTGGGTGGGATGTTCTTCTGCTAGTCCTGCTAATTAGGGTGTACGTGAGGCGGAAGAAGGGCGGCTCATGGGGCGGTAGAGGAGTTCTAGAGCCCCGAAGGTGGGGCAGGACCTGGAAAGGTCTGAGAAGGTGCAAGAAGAAAGCGCGAGTAAGACAAGTAGGTCAGGACTCGCTTAGCACGGGGGACTGAGGGCCAGAATGAGCGGGGCGGGAGTTGGGAGGAGTTTCTGGGGTTCCTGTCTTCCTCGTTGTCTCTTACCAAACCCATAAGATCTTGCTTCCTGGGAAGGTTGAGGATGTAGCCCAGAAAATGCATTTTAGGCCCTTAAAGAAAGAGACAGGCGGATATAGGTTTGCTATTTTAAGAACGCAAACAGTTTTGGAGTCTGGGAACAGGATCCTCTCACCTGTTCCTTATTTCCCTCCATAAGCTCCCTAAAAGgccaggcctcctgccctccGCCAAGGGAGCTAAGGCCGGAACATCTGGACATGGCCTGAAAAGAAGGCAACCTTCAAGAGTGGAAGGGTAAGTGGCCCCTATCAATTAGCCTTTCTCACTCACATTCCCTTCCTCTCTAGTCTTTGGCTTCTGTGTGACAAGGGGGATCAGAGGACGATTTCACAGAGGCCAGCCTGAGAATGAAGCTAACACAAAGGAGAGCAAAGATGAGACAGACAGAGGTGTCAAAACTCAATGACATCTTTGATCTTGAAAGCCCTGAACTTTTAGCTTCTGAGCCAATaaaggcttccttttttttttttttaggtggatTTTTCTCACTTTCAACCAAAAGATTCCCAACTAAAGCAGCCTTATCATACATCAAGGCTCtgtctttttccatctctgcCTACTTCTTCAGCCTCCTCTGAGCCACAACTCCCAGCCCCACACTCCTATTGGCAGTGACTTTAAGATCCTTGAACATTCTGTCCCTCCCATCCTCCACACTTCAGGGCCTTTTAAATCTGTAGTTTCCTTGGttattttatcattcattttccCTTAGCCACCTTCTACTTAACTTTGAACATCTGTCAGAAATGTTCCTGAAGGAAGCTATGCCTGACCAAAGATTAGGTCAGGTGCCATGCTACATGTTTCCAGAAGGTGTCCAATGAGTAAATGAAACAACCTAAGGTGGTGGCTGCCTTTTCTGCTAGATCATGaaccagcacagtgcctggaatattgGGAGGGCTCAACAAGTAAGGAAGAGGGCTAGGGTAGGACTTAGATCTTTTAACGTATAGAGGAAAATTCCTCTCTAAAAGCAACTTATTTAACATGCCCTCAGCTCCCGAaattgagaaggaaaagcaagaCAGGTATCAGCAAAGGACTAGAGAGGATGTGGGATGACTACAGGCCCCATAATGCATGTGGAAGTGGCCATAAATTTGCACCACAAGCTCCAGGGCAGATGCATGCATAAACATGTAATAATCTCTTAAGAATTCAAGAAACCTTGGAACCAAGGGAAGAAGTGGAGAATAAAAGccttaaggaaaagagaaggaatgtGTGCAGTTACTCTGCCTTGGAAAAGGGTCAAAGGTGGGAAGAAGACTCCCCTTCAACAATTCAGATCATTTGTTGGATATCTACTGTAACCGGTGTTTAGGACGCAGTGATCAAAAAGACCTAGCCCCAGCTATTAAGGTGATCACAGTTTGGCAGCAAAGACATTACACCATGTGGTGGCTGCTCCAGTAGAGACATAAACAAGGTACTATGGAAGCTCAGAGGAGGGAGTGGTTAAGAACATCTGAGAGTCTGGAGGGGATGGGGATGAAAATTGAGATTTGAAAGATGAGAAAGCCCATAAGACAAAGGTGGCTTAAAGGCATTTCAGACTCCTGAaagagagggacagggagatTTACCTGTGGATTGGACTTACTATTTTCCGCTTTTGGTGGATGCTGGGTGATTGAAGAAGGGTGTGAAAGTCTTTTATGAAAATCTCTCTCTGGAGTGATTGCTTGTCTCTAGTTTGACAGACGAGGCCATTTGCTTGCTTGAAGCCCTGGGTCACTCCCTGCAGCTCCTTTCAGGTAGTCCAGGCAGCCTGTTCACCTTGGCCTCTACTTTTCCTCTTCAGATTGCCTAGcttttacttcaatttaaattccaGACTGACAGGGAGTGAGTCCTTTGAGCACAACCACCCAGTGGCTGAGGAAAGATGGAACTCCTACCCTGTCTCCCTCTTGTCTCCCACACCTACTCCTTCCATATCCACCAGGAAAAGAGGCAGCTAGGGAGAGAGGACAGGTCCAGAACCATGCAGGGCAATGGATACACGTAGAAGTATCAGCCCTGATATTAGCAAAATAGTGACCAGGCAAAGTTTTGGTGGGACCTTCCCATTGCCTCTGATGGTAAGGAACATTTTTCTCTCAAAAGGCATTGcaatgttattttcctttatttaagatattttaaatttaaaaatttattaccaGGGGAATACATATTCATGAAGACCaattgaaaaacacaaattagcAAAACACAAAATTGATTCATAATCTtacctcctagaaaaaaattgCCATTTAACACTTCACATGTATGTATAGCTCCAAATTTGTCTATGTGTACTTAGATATACATGAAAAAGTACACAAGTTAtaagtttataaattatatgcagCTAGATATAGTTTCACAATGTGAGCACAGACATGTAACTCCCacccaggttttaaaaaatagaacactaCCAATATCCAGAAGCCCCCCCCACTACATTCCCTCCCAGTcattattccttcctcttcaaaaaTAACAtcatggggagtgactgcttaatggataCAGCTTAAAGTTCTGAACTAGGTAGAGGTAATGGTTATACAACTTTGTGAATGTATCAAATGCCAATAACTGTACGctttagaatggttaaaatggtaacattttatgttatgtatagtttcccacaacttaaaaaaatgacaaaaaaggtAAACACTGTTCTGACTTCTAACACCACAGATCGACTTAGCTTgctaaattttacagaaatagaataatagtcttttgtgttttttttaacattatgttAGTAAGAATCAAGGACATTGATTGTAgctgtcattcattcatctttattgctgtaaaatattccattgtatggatataatCATGTTTATCCATTCCCCTATTGATAATTtggattgttttctattttggactattaaaaataatacccaCCATTAAAATTCTTATTCATGTTTTTGGTGtgcaaatacatgtattttaatttttttgtttgttttgaggggagggcgttagatttgtttgtttatttatttgtttatttaaatggaagtactggagattgaacccaggacctcatgcatgctgagcatgctctctaccactgagttataccctcctccccaatttatttttttaaaaaggagcacACCTTAAAATAGCTTTGTAACCTTCCTTTTCATTTACTATTTCTCAAAATCTCTGTATTCCAAGTAAGTGTTCTTTGATAACTATTTTTAACagttgcatagtattccattgtaggtaaATGTTTGCACATACCTTCAACAATTTCtaagtgaaattgctagatcaaaggtttttcagggtttttttttattattatttaatcatGTATTGCTAAATAGACCTACAAGGGGGGAGGAtatggctcagtggtacagcacatgcttagtatgcacaaggtccttggtttaatccccagtacctccatataaataaatttttaaaacctaattacctccctccctcaaaaaaaaaaaaaaaaagattattaaatcAATCTCCAGAAGGACTGATACTATTAGGGTTACCCTGGGCCTCAGGCTAAAGCACCAATGACTAACACCTCTGCAACCTCGCTGTGCTGAGccccctctctgtcctcctcccctcttctcctaaGTCATTTCTCCTTTGTCTTAGGCCTTTCTTCCTAACCTCCTTCTACTTTAGGGCCAATTCTTTCAGAACATCCCCCCCATTTCCATCTAAGTAACTTctactttctcattctttcttggGAGTTAATCCTGACTACCATCATCCTTCAAAGTCCTTCCCCTCCTTATTCCCGATTATTGTATTTGTCACATTGTATACAGTTGACTATATCTGGCTCCAGTTCATCCATTACCATGTGCTTCTAAGAGCAGGAgtaagaaatacaacaaaaatgcTAAAATGAGTGGCAGCTTTCATGTCAGGAGCCCCTCTTCTGTGCCAGAAATCAAGCCAGGCTCTCTCCACAGGGACCGTATCTTATTCATCTCTGCATCCCTAGTGCTCACTACAGTTCCTGGCAAAAAGTGCTCAGGATGTATTTGTTGAGTCAGTGACAGAATGCTATGCTTCTGGGAGCAAGTCAAAGGAGAAGGCTGCTCACTCTGCCCCAGACAAGTGCATCTGTCCACTCTGGTAACACATGACctttgggaggggaaaaaaaatacctctaCAATTCACTTTCCAtagagcagccagagtgatcttttaacattttaaatcagatCATGCCACTCCCCGCTTAAAATCTTTCAATCGTTTCCCACCGTGCTTTGAATAAAACCCAAACAACTTAACGGTGATCTCCATCATCTAATCCCGCTTTTCTTCACTGGCATCATCTCCTATTTCCCTTATTCTTCTCTCACTAGACTCAAGGTATGCtgatcctcttttaaaaaaaaatgagctcctactatgtgcactgttctgagcacttttcATGTTTATCTCACTTAACCCTCCCAACACTCTTACGCGGTAGGTACTGCTACAGTTTCCGTGTTGTAGACGCAGAAAGTGAAGCACGAGAGGCTAAGTAACTCGCCCAAGATCACACCACTAacagctggcagagctggggtcaaAGCCCATGCTGTCAGCCAGTACAGCGTGAGCTTCCTGCTTCTGGACCACACCATCTGCATTCCCACTCAGGGTCTTAGAGGTTGCTGCTCTTTCTGCTGAAATGCTCTTTGCCAGTCCCTCCCAGGCTTGCCTTCTCTTTATCTGATCTCAGCTCAAACACCACCTCCCTAGGGAAACCTCCCCTGACTCCTGGACTTAAGTCACCCCCAGTCACTCTCTCCCATATGACTTTAATTCCTTGCATCTACCTACCAGTCTGCTATTCCTCtggttattttattcatttgtttactgtGTAACTCCTTGCACTTAGAATATAAGTGCCGTGGGAGCTGGGATACTACCATCTACTGCTCTATTTTGTACCTTgaccagtgcctgacacaaagcAAAGCCCCATGCATGTTTCCTGAATGGTGGGTACCTCTTGGCTTTGTGGCAGTACAGTAATCATTGCATTTGCTGAGCAATGTACTATGTGCCTATGTTAATTATCTTGCATAACCCATTTCATTTCAACTGGTACAATGACCATGCTGGAGGGCAGAGTATTAtacccagtttacagatgaggaaactgagtttcacataaattaaatatcatgcccaaggtcccacagctacCAAAGCAGAGGAGCTCAAATCCAAACCCAGTCTGTCTGACCCCCCAGTCTGTGCTCTTTCCACTCAGCTGTGCTGCCCCCTTTATGGTCTAATTCAAAGGACATCTGTAGCTGACTCTCCAATTACCACCAATGATTCTATCTCTCTCCTAAATTCAGAACCCACACCCCACAGGATGTCCAGCAGATTGTCCTAtgttcccctccctccacacattCAGTATGTTTATAACCCAACTCTTTCCCTTTCCCACAAAATTCAGCTCTCCTTTGAGAAGTCTTACTCTCCGTTAGTGCTACTACTATTAATTACTCAGGCATCCAGAGCATCTCAAAATTCTAGTGATTTTTTTGATCTTCAAATAAAGCCCAAATGCCTAAACATGGTTTTGAATACTTGCCAAGATTCAACCTCTGCCTAGCTTACCTGCAtacttctctcttcctcactctAGACACAGGCTGTTTTTCCATTCCTCCAACTTGCCACAGTCCTACCCCAAAACCTTTGCACATGCCATCCCTTCTGCCACAGACAGCATCTAGCCCTTTCTCATCCCTTGGGtaattttatttatccttcagaacttagcatgtcaCTTGTTCAAGGATGCCTTCCGAGATCTCCAGTCTTGTTCTTCTTTGAGACACTTACCATAATTGCAATTAAGTTGTTGATGTGTAACAATTCATGAAGTGTCTGACTCTCTCCCAGAGACTGGGTCTGTCTCATTCAATGCTGCATCCCCAGTGAGTTACATGTAGGAGGTTCTCAGTACGTCTTTGCTCTTCTCTCACATCCAATGAGTTTGCTTTGCAGACTCCACCTTATCATGTCTCATGTCTGTTTCCCCAAAGAATGTAAGCTCCGAGGGCAgggatttttcattttattcactccTGTTTCCCTAGCACCCAAGTATTCATTAAATGAATATACCCGCAACTCCCTTTCCATTCCTAATGCCCCAGCCCTACACATCTCAGCAGAACACCAGATATGACGCCCCACTAGGCTTGCAGATGCCAATGGACTCTCCCAGGGAGCTGAAATGCTGAACAGACCAGCACAGGAAGCAACAGAACTTATCTCAGTGACCATGACTTGAGTTTCCTCCCTGGGGGACTTGGAGTCTGTGCAACATTGTGAGACTGTCtcatcatgttttcttctaattaaagCTCTTTATAACATATGGAATTCAGGATCTTCCAAGTGGCTGCATTTGTGGGTTTCTTGGGTAAGGGCTAGAGGCGGGTAGCCCGCGGGAGCATGTGGCGCCTGATCACGTGACTTCTTGAGAAGCatcagaggaaggcagaggtgggTAAGGCATGGACTTTGGAGACATGCCAAGGAACTCTACTTACTAGCTGTATATCCTTGGGCAGAGACTTCTTTTCCCGcttgtaaaacagggataaaaaTGTTGCAGTGttgttgggggaggagggtgggtagAAATATTTGCAGGATACCTTGACtcaggaagtgctcaataaatgggaattctttttttttttttaactgatagaGAGTTGAGTTAGAatactgttagtttcaggtgtacagtgaagtgattcagttacatttttttcagattattttccactgtaggttattataagatattgaatatagttcaacAAAGGGGAATTCTTACCACAGCCTTTTATGCTCCCAACTTGCACATACAGACAGAGGTGACATATAGCTATTATCTCCCCAAAGGAGATAAACGGCCTCAGGAGGACCAGGAACACATCTCAATCGTCTTTAAATAACCCAGAGCCCAACTTAGGCAAAGAAGGCCTTTATCAACAGCCACTGATGACTTAAATGAGTAGCCCAGCCCCACGGTGCAGGCGACTCCCAACAAAGGCTAACTCATTTTAGTCCGAGTGGGAGAAGAAAGTGGCAATCTGGCCAGCTGCACAACTGCAGACTTGGCTCGGGAGAAACCATTAGGACCTAACACAGGCTAACACCTGCCCTTGGCAGGGGCAAGCCGGCTCCGAGTCTCTGGAACCTCAGCCAGCTTTGTCCTTTGTGATAGTGCCACCTAGCGAGACCCCGGAGGCACTGCCGCCTACTCCCGGTAATGCCAGGACCACTGCGACAAGGTGTCAGCCAGTTAGACTTGGGACTGGGAATGTGGTCCGCCCGAGCCTGTCACCTTCCATCTTATTGCCAGGCTTAGACTAGTACGCACTCTTCCATGCCCTGCAGAGGAAACCCGTGCCGTACCTCCCCCATCCTCGTCCAGACCCAAGGGGTCCGATAAGCAGGAAGGCTCAGCTATCCACTACGCGCCATACATAATTGGCCAGCTATCACTTCGTGGTCTCCTCGCATCGAATCCGTGGGAGCAGGCATAATAGTACTCCATCCATCAGAgtcattgtacagatgaggaagctgagggaaGGTGGttaacccaaggtcacagaacacCTCGGCAGGGCCTGGACGATAACCCAAGCCTCCTGCAACTGGGTTCTCGGCTCCTTCCCCAATCACACGCCCCTCAGTGTGTCCCCAAGTGGACAGAGGCTCGGGGGCCCCGAGCCAAGGAACAGCGTGAGGGCGCAGGATAAAGACAGTACAGCCGCGACCGCTGCTGTCCCTTTCTTCTCTGCCCACAGAGCCCCAGGCACGTTCACCCCGGATCTAGGCGGGGGAagaggggcccagagcaggaaaCAGTGTCCCGTGCGGGCAGCCCCTCGG includes these proteins:
- the CHRNB2 gene encoding neuronal acetylcholine receptor subunit beta-2, with product MAWRLGPMAMLICFGLLGLCSGVWGTDTEERLVEHLLDPSRYNKLIRPATNGSELVTVQLMVSLAQLISVHEREQVMTTNVWLTQEWEDYRLTWKPEEFDNMKKVRLPSKHIWLPDVVLYNNADGMYEVSFYSNAVVSYDGSIFWLPPAIYKSACKIEVKHFPFDQQNCTMKFRSWTYDRTEIDLVLKSDVASLDDFTPSGEWDIVALPGRRNENPDDSTYVDITYDFIIRRKPLFYTINLIIPCVLITSLAILVFYLPSDCGEKMTLCISVLLALTVFLLLISKIVPPTSLDVPLVGKYLMFTMVLVTFSIVTSVCVLNVHHRSPTTHTMAPWVKVVFLEKLPTLLFMQQPRHRCARQRLRLRRRQREREGAGALFFQEALGADSCTCFVNRASVQGLAGAFGAESAPAAGPGRPGGPCGCGLREAVDGVRFIADHMRSEDDDQSVSEDWKYVAMVIDRLFLWIFVFVCVFGTIGMFLQPLFQNYTSATFLHADHSAPSSK